The Bacteroidota bacterium genomic interval TTTTTATCATTTTTATTTAAGGCTCTATCTTCAATTTCGGATGTATCTGAAGTGCCAAAATATGCATTAAGTCCTCCTTTACCTGCAATCATTTTAAGCATTTCTTTTTCTGTGTATTCACCTGTATAGCAGAGTTCAATAATCTCTCCAATAGGTAATGTTCCACTTCTTTTGGGCGAAAATGGTCCTTCTCCGTTATATCCTTGATTTACATCAATAACTTTTCCTTTATGGTGTGCACCAATAGTTATTCCAAGTCCAATGTGAGCAACAATAAGATTTAAATCTTCATAATTTTTGAAATTATTTTTAGCATATTGTTTGGCAATTGCTTTTTGATTAAGAGCATGAAAAATTGATTTTCTTTCAAACAATGGATGCCCACTAATTCTTGCTATATCTTGTAATTCATCTATAACAACAGGGTCGGAAATATATGCTTTTATGTTTAGCGATTTTGCTATTGATCTGGCTATCAAGCCTCCAAGATTTACAGAGTCTTCACCAAGAGGACTATTTTTTAAATCATCAATAATCTTGTCATTTACTTCATAAACACCTGATTTTAATGGTT includes:
- the buk gene encoding butyrate kinase translates to MGVNRILVVNPRSSFTKVAVFDNQNLVFLNKIFHDKSVFKDYEKVVDQCPFRKGLILNELKNADIALDSINVVVGRGGLLKPLKSGVYEVNDKIIDDLKNSPLGEDSVNLGGLIARSIAKSLNIKAYISDPVVIDELQDIARISGHPLFERKSIFHALNQKAIAKQYAKNNFKNYEDLNLIVAHIGLGITIGAHHKGKVIDVNQGYNGEGPFSPKRSGTLPIGEIIELCYTGEYTEKEMLKMIAGKGGLNAYFGTSDTSEIEDRALNKNDKKAMLIYKAMAYQVSKSIGAMAAVLKFDIDAILITGGIANSKWFMKQIRDRIEKIADINIFPGGDEMEALALNVLDVIEEKDELCEY